GCCGAGTTCGGCGCCGGGTTCTGCCTGGACACCTGCCACGCGTTCGCCGCGGGCTGGGAACTCGGCGATGTGGTCGACAAGGTCCGGGCGATCACCGGCCGCATCGACCTGTTGCACCTGAACAACTCGCGCGACGAGTTCGGCTCGGGCCGCGACCGGCACGCGAACGTCGTGCACGGCGACGGCACCATCGACCCGGAGGCACTGGTGGCGGTCGCGGCGGCGGCCGGGGCACCGGTGATCGTGGAAACCCCGGCCGACGGCCAGGCCGACGACATCGCCTACCTGCGGGAGAAGCTGGGCTGACTCACCCCGCGTGCCGCGGGCGGCGGCGCCGGAGCACGACCACGTCCCTGGCCCGGTCCAGCACCCCGCCGGCCGGGTCGTCGTCACCGGCGGCGCGCACGGCGTCCGCGGCCGGCCGGTAGATCTCCCGGACCACGAGAACGCACAGCCCGACCACGGCCAGGTCCCGCAGCACCACGAACCCGAGGAACCAGTCCGGCGGCAGTCCCTTGTGGTCGGTGCCGAGGTAGTAGAACATCCGCGGCACCCAGACCAGCGCGTCGAGCAGCATCCAGCCCAGCAGCAGCCGCCACCGCGGGATCGCCAGCACCGCGAGCGGCACCAGCCAGAGCGAGTACTGGGGGCTCCACACCTTGTTGGTCAGCAGGAACGCGGCGACCACCAGGAAGCACAGCGGCGCCAGCCGCGGCCGCACCGGCGCGGCCAGCCCGACGTAGGCGATCCCCGCGCAGCAGGCCAGGAACAGCGCGGCGCTCACGATGTTCAACCAGGTCGGGCTCTGCCCGGGCGCGAGCGGCCCGTCGAAGCCGGGCCAGCCGGTGAAGTAGGAGATCACGTTGTAGATCGAGTCCGGGTCCATGCCGCGTTGCGCGTTGAGCCGGAAGAACTCCTGCCAGCCGGCGTTCAGGGTGAGCGCGATCGGCAGGTTCGCCGCGAGCCAGGCCACCAGCGCGGTGCCCGCCGCGGTGGTCCATTCGCGCAGTTTGCCGGCCCGCACGCACAGCACGAGCATCGGCCCGAGCAGGAACAACGGGTACAGTTTGGCGGCCGCTCCGAGCCCGAGCAGCAGCCCGGCGAGCGCGGGTTTCCGGCGCGCCCAGGCCAGCAGGCCGGTCGCGGCGAACGCGGTCGCGATCGTGTCGAAGTTGGTGAACGCGTGCACCAGCACCAGCGGCGAGATCGCGGCGAGGCAGGCGTCCCACGGCCGGCGCCGGGCGGTGCGGCCCACCGCCCACACGGTGATCAGCCAGGCCGCCGCGAGCCAGAACGCGGTGATGTCGAAGTAGAGCACCACCGGCAGCCCGCCGGGCAGCCATCCGGCGTCGGCCGCCGCGTGCCAGCCCGCGGCGAGCTTCGCGTTGACCCACTGGAACAACCCGGTCAGCACCGGGTACTCCATGTACCGCACCTGCGCGCTGGGCGTGCCGGCGTCGTCGACCCAGCTCGTCCGGTACGGGAAGGCACCGGCCTGATCGAGCCGTTCGGCACTGTACAGCGGGACGACGTCGGAGTAGCACATCGCGACGTAGGGGCGGCCGGACCGCCAATCCAGCTGGGTCTGCCCGCTGTCGTCGACGTACTGCTGGATGCAGCTCGCCTTCCCGAACCAGCACAGCATCAGCGCCAGCGTGGCCAGCGCCAGCCCCACCCGCTGCGGCGTCCAGAACCAGTGGCGCCCGACCGCCGCATGTTCGCCGAGCGGCCCGCCGATCGGTCTGCTCGCGGCCGCGACCAGCGGGTCGGTCCGGGTCGGCGCGACCCGCTGGCCCGCGTCGAGTGACGCCGGCACGGGCTCCGCTGAGGTGGTCTCGTCGGTCGGGCTGGACACCCGCGCGATGTTACGGGCTGCCCCGTGAGTCGGGGATCAGCCGCTGTCGCCGCGGGTGTCCGTCGGCCCGAAGTCGTTGCCCGGCGGCCAGGTCGGGACGGTCACGCGCGACCGGCTCGACGTCGGCGCCTCCGTGGGTTCCGTGTTCGACGAAGACGGCGGCAGGGAGGTGGGCGGCGTGGTCGAGCCCGACGAGCTCGGCTTCGTGGGCGGCGTCGACCGGCTCTGCGACGTCGAGTCCTCCGTGGCGGCGGCCGCGGTCTTGCCGATCGGCGCGACCGTCGGGAACTTCTCGCTGGGCTTGTCCTTGAGGTAGTCGTTCAGGAACTGCTGCCAGATCTTGGCCGGCAGACCCGTCGAGGACACCGCGTTGCCGTCCTTGTCGCGCAGCGGCGTGTTCTTGTCGCTGCCGACCCAGGACGCGACGGAGACCGACGGCGTGTAGCCGACCATCCACACCTGCGAGTTGTCCTTGTCCGACCCGCTGCCGTTGCCGGCGCTCGCGTCGTACTGCTGGGTACCGGTCTTGCCCGCGCACTCGTGGCCACTCGGGCAGCTGAGCTTGGAGAACTGGATGACCGGCTTGAGCGCGGTGGTCACGTTGCCCGCGATCTGCTTGCTCTTGTTCGAGTCGCCCTCGGCGAAGGCCGGCTTGGGATTGCTCGGCGCCTGGTAGACGACCTCGCCGTCGCCGGGCTTGGTCATCTTCTGCACGAAGTGCCGGTCCAGGTACGTCCCGTCGTTGGCGATCGTGGCGTACCCCGACGCCATGTCCAGCGGCGTCGCCGCGGTGGACCCACCACCCAGCGCGATGTTGTTGTCCACCGCCTTCAACGACCGGACACCGGCCTCCTTGGCCGCGTCGGCGACCGCCTGCGGGCCGGTGATGTTGGCGACCATGTCGAAGAACACGGTGTTGGTCGACCGCATGGTCGCCTCCGCGACCGTGCACTCCTTCGAGCAGCTGTTGGACACCCCGGCGTTGTTGATGTAGCGCGGTGAGCCGTTGGGCAGCACGCCGAACTGGCGGTGCGTGGAGCCGTCGAAGGTCTCGCCGAGACCCTTGCCCATCTTCAGGAAGGCGACCAGGTCGAACGTCTTGAACGACGATCCGGGGTTGCGTGCCGTGTCGCCCCAGTCGATGTAGTCGGTCTTGTCGTTGGGGCCGCCGTAGTAGGCGACCACGCCCCGCGTCTTCGGGTCCACCGCGACGAGTGCCTTCTTGAGCGTGGCCGGCTGGCCCTGCATCACCTGGTTGACGGCCTGCTCGGCGATGCGCTGCGCGTTCGGGTCGATGGTCGTGTAGATGTCGTAGCCGCCGGCCTGGAGCCGCTCCTTGGGGAAGCCCGCGGCCTCCAGTTCGTCCTCCACCTGCGCCTGGATGAACGCGTTGTTCCCGGTGATCGCCTGCGGCTTGGTCTGCTCCCGCGGCAACGGGGTCGGGAACTGGGCCGCGTCCCGGTCCGCCTGGGACAGCCAGTGGTTCTTGACCATGTTGTCCAGCACGTAGTTCCAGCGCCTGGTCGCGTATTCGGCGTTCTCCGACTTCGACGGGATCTGGATCACACCGGCCAGCAACGCCGCTTCCGACGGGGTCAGCTGCGCCGCGGGCTTGTTGAAGTAGGCGTGCGCGGCCGCCTCGATGCCGTAGGCACCCCGTCCGAAGTAGACGATGTTGAGGTAGGCCGTGATGATGTCTTCCTTGGACTGGGTCTGGTTCATCTTGAACGACTTGACCAGCTCCGTGGCCTTGCGGGTGAGCGTGTGGTCCTCTTTCGCGGTGGCTTTCTTGATGTACTGCTGGGAGATGGTCGAACCACCGCCCTGGCCATCGGTGAGGTTGTAGTAGACCGCTCGCAGGATGCCCATCGCGTCGAAGCCGCTGTTGGTCTCGAACGTCGCGTCCTCGGCCGCGTACACCGCGTGCTTCACGGTGTCGGAGATCTGGCCGGGCTGGAGGATCTGCCGGTTCCCGGTGGTCGGGATTTCCTTGCCCATCACCGAACCGTCGCTGTAGTGGTAGGTCACCACCTGTTCCTGCTGGGCCAGCACCTCCTCCGGCGTCGGCACGTCGACCAGGAAGTAGGCGATGGTGAACGCGATCGCCGGGAGCACGACGAACACCCCGAACAGGGCGTAGAGGACGCGCCGGATGATCTTCCAGCGGCGCTTCTTGCGCTGCTTCGGGGTCAGCGCCGCCTTGTCCTTCTTGCCCTTCTTGTTCTTCTTGCCGTTCCCGACCTCGGCGTCATCGCCGTCATCGGCGGGTGCGCCGTCGTCCGGACCGGACTCGTTCAGCGCGACCGGCTCGTCGACGTAGTCGTCGAATTCGTCGTACCCGTGGTTGAGCTCGCTGTGGGTGAGCAGGCCCGGCTCGGACTCGGCCATCCCGGGCCGGCGGCCGGCTCCCACGCCGGGGCCGGGTGGCCGGCGGAAGTCGTCCCGCGGCGGGTTCTGCGGCCCGGGCGGCGGCACCGGCGGCGGCCCCGGCGGCGGACCGGGGCGGCGCGGCGGTGTTGGCGGCGGCGGGGGCACGCGGTTGCCTGCGGGCGGGACGCGCCGGGTGCCGCGCGGGTCGTGGTCCGGACCGTTGGGCCGGCCCGGTCCGGCGCCTTCGGCGGGCCACTGGGGAGCTTGGGGACCTTGCGGGCCCTGCGGGCCTTGGGGGCGCTGGGGACCGCGCGCCGGGGGGCGCTGGGGAGGCATCGGGCCCTGCGCCGGGCGCCGGGGCGGTTCGTTGCCGCTCGGCCAGGCCGGCTCACCCTCACCCGGCCACTGGGCACGGTGCGGTTCGTCCGGCTCCTGACCAGGCCAGGAGCGATTGCGATGGTCGTTCACGAGTGAGCCTCCCAGACCGGCGGTACACCGGGCGCCGTTCTGTGATCGAGTGCCGGCGCTGCGCTTCGTGCCCTCACTGTCCGGCTGTCCTCCGGGACGGTCCGTGCGGCGCCCCGTTGCCGAGGACGTACGACCGCACCAGGTGGTTCCAGCGGCATGCCGGGCACACCTCGACCACGTGCACGGTGAACTCTCCCACGCTCCCGGCCAGCCGGGCCAGCTCGGTGGGGGTCCGCGCCGATCCGGACACGTGCCGCAGCTGTTCGCCGAACACCCAGGACACGTTCGTCAGGCCCGCCTTCCCGCACAGCGGGCAGGGAGCCTCGCTCGGTTCACCGTGGAACCGGGCCGCCCGGAGCAGGTACGGATCGGCGTCGCAGACGTCGCGCGTGCCGACCCGACCGGCGCGGACGTCGGCCAGCAGCGCACGGCGCTGCAGGACGTAGTCCACCACCTGTCGCTGGTTCTGCACGCTGACAGCGTACGTGTCCGCCGTGTGCCCACCATGAGCTGTACGGCGTAACGGTCTGGACCGGACGTGCGACACGCCGACCATTCGATAACACTCTGGTGAACGTTGCGGTGTGTCGTTCACCTCGTTCCGGGTGATCGTTGATGTTGGCTACACCACTTCGATGTATCGGCCCGATATAATTCGGCGTTAGGTTGCCGGAGTGTCGTGGGAGTCCGGGAGTCTGAAGAGTCTTCGGAAGGGGGTGCACCGTGCTGGAGTTCGCCATCCTGGGGCTGCTGCACGAGGCACCGATGCACGGCTACGTGCTGCGCAAACGGCTGCACGACACGCTCGGCATGTTCCGCACCTTCTCGTACGGTTCGCTGTATCCGACGCTGCGCCGGCTGCAGCGGGCCGGGTTCATCGAAGAGGCCGACAGTGACGTCGGGCAGGCCGGAGAGCCCGTCAAGGGCTGGGGCCGCCGCGCGCGGACGGTGTACAAGCTCACAGCGGAGGGCAAGGAGCACTTCGCGAAGCTGCTCGCCGACGCCGGGCCCCAGACCTGGGAGGACGAAGGGTTCGGGGTCCACCTCGCCTTCTTCTCCCGGACACCGGCCGATGTCAGGATGCGGATCCTGGAGGGCCGGCGACGCCGGGTCGAGGAACGCCGGGAAGGGCTCCGGGCGGCACTCGCCCGGGCCGAGGAGAAGATCGACCGCTACACGCGTGAG
The sequence above is a segment of the Amycolatopsis viridis genome. Coding sequences within it:
- a CDS encoding DUF5318 family protein, with product MQNQRQVVDYVLQRRALLADVRAGRVGTRDVCDADPYLLRAARFHGEPSEAPCPLCGKAGLTNVSWVFGEQLRHVSGSARTPTELARLAGSVGEFTVHVVEVCPACRWNHLVRSYVLGNGAPHGPSRRTAGQ
- a CDS encoding PadR family transcriptional regulator — translated: MLEFAILGLLHEAPMHGYVLRKRLHDTLGMFRTFSYGSLYPTLRRLQRAGFIEEADSDVGQAGEPVKGWGRRARTVYKLTAEGKEHFAKLLADAGPQTWEDEGFGVHLAFFSRTPADVRMRILEGRRRRVEERREGLRAALARAEEKIDRYTRELHRLGLESSEREVRWLNELIAHEQDEQQRGLQS
- a CDS encoding transglycosylase domain-containing protein translates to MAESEPGLLTHSELNHGYDEFDDYVDEPVALNESGPDDGAPADDGDDAEVGNGKKNKKGKKDKAALTPKQRKKRRWKIIRRVLYALFGVFVVLPAIAFTIAYFLVDVPTPEEVLAQQEQVVTYHYSDGSVMGKEIPTTGNRQILQPGQISDTVKHAVYAAEDATFETNSGFDAMGILRAVYYNLTDGQGGGSTISQQYIKKATAKEDHTLTRKATELVKSFKMNQTQSKEDIITAYLNIVYFGRGAYGIEAAAHAYFNKPAAQLTPSEAALLAGVIQIPSKSENAEYATRRWNYVLDNMVKNHWLSQADRDAAQFPTPLPREQTKPQAITGNNAFIQAQVEDELEAAGFPKERLQAGGYDIYTTIDPNAQRIAEQAVNQVMQGQPATLKKALVAVDPKTRGVVAYYGGPNDKTDYIDWGDTARNPGSSFKTFDLVAFLKMGKGLGETFDGSTHRQFGVLPNGSPRYINNAGVSNSCSKECTVAEATMRSTNTVFFDMVANITGPQAVADAAKEAGVRSLKAVDNNIALGGGSTAATPLDMASGYATIANDGTYLDRHFVQKMTKPGDGEVVYQAPSNPKPAFAEGDSNKSKQIAGNVTTALKPVIQFSKLSCPSGHECAGKTGTQQYDASAGNGSGSDKDNSQVWMVGYTPSVSVASWVGSDKNTPLRDKDGNAVSSTGLPAKIWQQFLNDYLKDKPSEKFPTVAPIGKTAAAATEDSTSQSRSTPPTKPSSSGSTTPPTSLPPSSSNTEPTEAPTSSRSRVTVPTWPPGNDFGPTDTRGDSG
- a CDS encoding glycosyltransferase family 87 protein yields the protein MSSPTDETTSAEPVPASLDAGQRVAPTRTDPLVAAASRPIGGPLGEHAAVGRHWFWTPQRVGLALATLALMLCWFGKASCIQQYVDDSGQTQLDWRSGRPYVAMCYSDVVPLYSAERLDQAGAFPYRTSWVDDAGTPSAQVRYMEYPVLTGLFQWVNAKLAAGWHAAADAGWLPGGLPVVLYFDITAFWLAAAWLITVWAVGRTARRRPWDACLAAISPLVLVHAFTNFDTIATAFAATGLLAWARRKPALAGLLLGLGAAAKLYPLFLLGPMLVLCVRAGKLREWTTAAGTALVAWLAANLPIALTLNAGWQEFFRLNAQRGMDPDSIYNVISYFTGWPGFDGPLAPGQSPTWLNIVSAALFLACCAGIAYVGLAAPVRPRLAPLCFLVVAAFLLTNKVWSPQYSLWLVPLAVLAIPRWRLLLGWMLLDALVWVPRMFYYLGTDHKGLPPDWFLGFVVLRDLAVVGLCVLVVREIYRPAADAVRAAGDDDPAGGVLDRARDVVVLRRRRPRHAG